The stretch of DNA TATTTAAAATATTCTTCAGGTTCTTACTCTGCCGAAAAGTTCAACGTGTCTCCTTCGGCGCGTACTTTCACTTTGCTGCCTTCACCCAGTTCTCCGGCCACAATCATTCTCGAAATTGCAGTCTCGAGTTCCCGCTGAATTGTCCGTTTCAGCGGCCGCGCGCCGTAGACCGGATCGAATCCGGTTTTTGCAAGATACTTCCGGGCAGAATCATCAGCTTCAAAGGTGATATTCTTTGACGCCAGTAGTTTGGCAAAGCGCTCGAGCTGTATACCCACGATCAATTCGATATGTTCCCTGGTAAGGGAGTGGAACACCACGATTTCATCGACCCGGTTGAGAAACTCGGGCCTGAAATGTTTCCGCATCTGATCGAGCACGGTCTTACGAACATCTTCGTAATGCTCACCCGCCTGTTCGGTAATTGAAGTGCTTCCGATATTTGAAGTCATGATGATAATCGTATTTTTAAAGTTGACTACATGGCCCTGTGCATCGGTAATACGACCGTCATCGAGTATCTGCAAAAGTATATTGAAAACATCGGGATGGGCTTTTTCGATCTCATCGAAGAGCACGACCGAATAGGGTTTTCTCCTGACCGCTTCGGTGAGTTGCCCGCCTTCTTCATACCCAACATAGCCGGGAGGCGCCCCTACCAGCCGCGAGACGGCGTACTTTTCCATATACTCCGACATGTCAATACGAACCATAGCCCGATCATCATCAAAGAGGTTGAAAGCCAGCGACCGGGCAAGTTCGGTTTTACCAACGCCGGTCGGTCCGAGGAAAATGAAACTCCCTATCGGACGTTGTGGGTCTTTGAGTCCTGCTCTGGCCCGAAGCACTGCATCGGCAACCACATCAACAGCCTCATCCTGACCAACTACCCGTTTGTGCAGATGGTCCGAAAGGGTCAGCAGCTTGTCCCGTTCGCTTTGCACCAGTTTGTTGACCGGAATATGGGTCCACCGGCTGATAATCGATGCAATATCTGCTTCATCAACCTCCTCTTTCATCAACCGCGACTCCTGCTCCCGCAATTTAGCTTCGGCTTCGGCAATACTTCGCTCCAGGGTAGGGATTTCCCCATGACGGAGCTGGGCGGCCCGGTTAAGATCGTATCCCCGCTCCGCGGTTTCCAGTTCACTTTTATACCGGTCCAGTTGTTCCCGCATTGCCTGAAGATCGGTAATTCGTTTCTTTTCGGTTTCCCAGCGGGTTTTCATTTCCGCCACCGACTCCTTGACTTCAGCAAGTTCCTGTTTCAATCGCTCGAGCCGCTCCCGTGATTTTTTGTCCTTTTCCTTTTTAAGTCCGGTTATTTCGATCTCTATCCGCATCTGCCGACGCATTGCTTCATCGAGTTCAGTGGGACGGCTGTCCATCTCGGTACGCAACCGCGCAGCAGCTTCATCGACCAGATCGATCGCTTTGTCCGGAAGGAACCGGTCGGAAATATACCGGTCGGAGAGAGTTGCCGCTGCAATAATGGCGCCGTCACGAATCTTCACCCCATGATGGACTTCATATCGCTCCCGAAGACCGCGGAGGATCGAAATAGTATCTTCGACGGTTGGCTGATCGATGAGGACTGTCTGAAATCGCCGTTCGAGGGCCTTGTCTTTCTCTATATGTTTCCGGTATTCATCAAGCGTCGTTGCACCAATACAATGGAGTTCTCCCCGCGCAAGCATGGGCTTGAGAAGATTACCGGCATCCATAGCTCCCTCGGCCGCACCGGCTCCCACGACCGTATGGAGTTCATCGATAAAAAGAATGATATTCCCGTCGCTTTCGGTGACCTCTTTGAGCACCGCTTTCAATCGCTCCTCAAATTCACCCCTGAATTTGGCCCCGGCTATGAGCGCCCCCATGTCAAGAGCTACCAGCCGGCGGTTTTTCAAACCCTCGGGAACATCGCCATTGATTATGCGGATAGCAAGACCTTCAACAATAGCGGTCTTTCCTACCCCCGGATCACCAATAAGCACCGGATTGTTTTTGGTACGACGGGACAGGATCTGAATTATCCGGCGGATCTCATCATCCCTGCCGATTACCGGATCCAGCTTGTTCTGCTCTGCCATACCGGTAAGGTCCCGGGCATACTTCTCAAGGGCCTGAAAGGTACCTTCCGGATCCTGTGAGGTCACGCGCTGCTTGCCCCTGACTTCTTTGAGACCGTTTAAAATATCCCGTTCTTTGATACCCGTATTATCTGCAGCCTCTTTACACGACGAATCTTTATCCAGGGATGCCAGGAAGAGGTGCTCGGCGCTCACATAGTCATCTTTCATTTTATTCGCCAGTGCCTGCGCTTCAGCAACAACCGCTGTAAATGTGCGTGATGCATAGGTTTGTGACGCTCCCGTCCCGGATACGGCGGGTATAGCTTTCAGTTTGTTTTCGATTTCATTCTCTAAAACAGCTACATTGATATTCAATTTCCCTAAAAGTGCAGGGATAATCCCCTCAGGTTGCTTCAGAAGCGCCATCATCAGATGAAGTGGTTGTAACTCCTGATGGCCCCGCTGAACAGCCTCAACCTGAGCAGCCTGCAAGGCTTCCTGAGATTTTTTTGTAAATTTTTCGATGTTCATACGTAATATTCTCCATGAAACGTTTTTATACTTATTTTTTGAATGTGTCCGATGTACCCTTATGCAAGATCAATGCCAACTGGAAAAGGGCGTTTGATTACTCGAAAAAGGGATAAAATATCGGTTCCGATCCAAAATGAAACATAAAACTTT from Chitinivibrionales bacterium encodes:
- the clpB gene encoding ATP-dependent chaperone ClpB, with translation MNIEKFTKKSQEALQAAQVEAVQRGHQELQPLHLMMALLKQPEGIIPALLGKLNINVAVLENEIENKLKAIPAVSGTGASQTYASRTFTAVVAEAQALANKMKDDYVSAEHLFLASLDKDSSCKEAADNTGIKERDILNGLKEVRGKQRVTSQDPEGTFQALEKYARDLTGMAEQNKLDPVIGRDDEIRRIIQILSRRTKNNPVLIGDPGVGKTAIVEGLAIRIINGDVPEGLKNRRLVALDMGALIAGAKFRGEFEERLKAVLKEVTESDGNIILFIDELHTVVGAGAAEGAMDAGNLLKPMLARGELHCIGATTLDEYRKHIEKDKALERRFQTVLIDQPTVEDTISILRGLRERYEVHHGVKIRDGAIIAAATLSDRYISDRFLPDKAIDLVDEAAARLRTEMDSRPTELDEAMRRQMRIEIEITGLKKEKDKKSRERLERLKQELAEVKESVAEMKTRWETEKKRITDLQAMREQLDRYKSELETAERGYDLNRAAQLRHGEIPTLERSIAEAEAKLREQESRLMKEEVDEADIASIISRWTHIPVNKLVQSERDKLLTLSDHLHKRVVGQDEAVDVVADAVLRARAGLKDPQRPIGSFIFLGPTGVGKTELARSLAFNLFDDDRAMVRIDMSEYMEKYAVSRLVGAPPGYVGYEEGGQLTEAVRRKPYSVVLFDEIEKAHPDVFNILLQILDDGRITDAQGHVVNFKNTIIIMTSNIGSTSITEQAGEHYEDVRKTVLDQMRKHFRPEFLNRVDEIVVFHSLTREHIELIVGIQLERFAKLLASKNITFEADDSARKYLAKTGFDPVYGARPLKRTIQRELETAISRMIVAGELGEGSKVKVRAEGDTLNFSAE